The following is a genomic window from Paenibacillus sp. FSL R5-0766.
AAGACCTGCAAGCTGTACACCGATATCTTTGACAATACCGATCAGATACAAACCGCTCATACACGCCGTGAAGAAAATAACAAACAGCATGTACGCTTCTTTTGTACGCAGCATCTCTTTCACCGTGTAATCATGACGTGCCACGACTTGTTTGGATCCTTCCTTGCTTGCCGGAGCCTGTTCACGAACAACCGCTTCACGGATCAGGAATGATCCCGCAACGACCAGAACCAGAACGATAATACCCCAGTACATAAATGCCTGAGCAGGACCAACGGCACCAATCAATGCCGTGTTCACATATTTAAACAATAAACTACCAGTACCAAAGGCTCCGACCGAGATCCCCGAGATCAGACCTTTACGCTCCGGGAACCATTTGATCAGATTAGACAGCGACGTAATGTACGCCGTACCATCTGCAAAACCAACGACAAATCCAGCCAAAATGTACAGCAGTGTTAACGAGGTGACTTGAGAACTCAGAATAAGACCCAGCCCAAGCACAACCCCGGCTACACGGATCAGGCGCTGAAGACCCCAACGTTCCTGCAACCGGCCTGCAAACAATGTGGCAAATGCCAAAGCAAAACTGGTAATTGAAAAAGTTATCGCGACCGAGCTGACGTCCCATCCGAAACGATCAGACAACGGTTGATTAAATAAACTCCAAGTATAGATGGTTCCAAGACCCATTTGTACAATGATGGTCCCCAAAACAATAAGCCAGCGATTCATTTTGGTAGGTGCAGATGTTGATTCAGGTGTTGATGAAACGGATGAAATTGTTGCTTTCATCGTGATCTCCCCTTTGCCGATGTCATATACATGAATGCGTTCACAAGCTAATCATACATGAAAGGGGATTCATCACACCGTTTTGAGCATGAGTTGCATCAGATGCGGAATGAAATGCTTCTAGATGCGCATGAGTTGCCTGAATTCTTTGACCTTCCCACGACTCACGGGCACTTCAGCTTCCAAATCGCGTAGACGGAGCAGATAAGTATTGTTGAACCAAGGTACAATTTCACGGATTTGCGACAGATTTACGACGTACGAACGGTGGCAGCGAAAGAAGGTGTCCTGTGGCAGTCGGCTGTGGAAATCCGATATACTCACTGGCATGGTGAACTCACCATTTTTGGTATATACCTTTGTCACTTTCTCTTGTGCTTCCGCATAGTAGATGTCTGCCGTATCCGTAACAATAATATTATCATTCCGCAGCAGATTAATTCTTCTGTCCGTATGGGAATTCGTATCTCGTTCTCGTAACAGATCTCCCTGTGCAGCAGATCCGTCCACCATAGGAGCTGGTCCATCCTCAACATGTTGCTCCACCGGCGTATGATCACGCTTGAAAGCCATCTCCAGCTTATGGAGCATTGCAGCAATTCGTTTCTCGTCATACGGCTTCAGAATATAATCAAACGCCTCCAACTCAAAGGCTTCCGCTGCATGTTCCTTATACGCCGTCGTAAATACAATGTAGGGTTTCGTTGCAAACTTTCCAATATGATGGGCCAGCATCATACCGTCCAGCGAGGGAATATTGATATCGAGAAAAATAACATCTACTTCTTGTTCCTGCAAAAACTTCAGTACATCCAGCCCATCTTCAAGGCGATCCACCACTTCAATCTGACTATGTTCCTGGATTAAATAATTCAATTCCTCACTTGCCAGAATCTCGTCTTCCACAATAAGAGCTCTCATTGATCCATCATCACCTTGTTACGACATCTCCTTTGGGCACATCAAATAAAATATCGGTTCCTTGTTCCAGCCTAGTAATGGTTACACCTTGTCCGTAAATAAGTTTGACCCGGCGATGCACATTATATAGCCCGATCTGGTTACCAGGCATACGGTCATGGTAGACACGTTCAATAATATCTGCACTGATGCCTGCTCCTGTATCACTGACACTGATTCGTACAAACTCCGGATAATCCTGTACCCGAATTCGAACAGTCCCGGGTCCTTTCACCTTGAGAATGCCATGAATAATTGCATTTTCGACGAGCGGCTGGATAACAAGACTCGGAATATGCACCGCGACCTCATCAATGTCATAAATCACGTTAAGCCGACTACCAAAGCGAGCTTTCTCAATCTCTACATAATTACGGACCTGCTCCAGTTCCTTATGAATATCAATTAACTCATCCGACAGCTCCAGATTGTAGCGCATATACCCGGATAGGTTCACAATCAGCTCCCGCGCACGATCTGGTTTGGTTCGGATGGACGATGCAATCGCATTTAGCGCATTAAATAGAAAATGAGGATGAATGGTCGTCTGTAAGGCACGGAGCTCTGCTTTGTTCGCAGCAGCCTTGATCTCTTCTACCCGTGATACCTCCATCTGAGTGGAAATGATCTGCGACAGACCTACAGCCATCGTTTGCAAAGGATACGTAATTTTATACGCTTTGCGATAATAAATTTTGAGCGCACCTGTAATGTCTCCTCGTTCTTTGAGCGGAATGATTAACAGCGAGTGGATATCGGGTGTTTTTTCATCAATCACATCATTACTAATCGTAATCTCACCGCTGGATATCGTTTTCTTGGTCATCTCACTTATAATTTCATTACCGATATGATATCGTTCCTCGCCAAATCCTACATAAGCCAGTACATTCCGGGTATCCGTAATTGCAACCGCATCGGCCTGAATATCCTCCTGGATAATCCGGCAGATTTTGCGCAGAGAATCCTCATCAATCGAACGGAAATACGGCAATGTTTTATTTGCAATCTCAAGCGCCAGCTTCGCCTGACGAGCTGCAATCA
Proteins encoded in this region:
- a CDS encoding LytTR family DNA-binding domain-containing protein, whose translation is MRALIVEDEILASEELNYLIQEHSQIEVVDRLEDGLDVLKFLQEQEVDVIFLDINIPSLDGMMLAHHIGKFATKPYIVFTTAYKEHAAEAFELEAFDYILKPYDEKRIAAMLHKLEMAFKRDHTPVEQHVEDGPAPMVDGSAAQGDLLRERDTNSHTDRRINLLRNDNIIVTDTADIYYAEAQEKVTKVYTKNGEFTMPVSISDFHSRLPQDTFFRCHRSYVVNLSQIREIVPWFNNTYLLRLRDLEAEVPVSRGKVKEFRQLMRI
- a CDS encoding sensor histidine kinase; protein product: MLLGLFERAALLIIFLFFLSRVPRFRQILQKGKLRWQESIAVTLLFCAFAIFGTYTGINVEGSLVNVRIIAVLSGGILFGAPVGIITGIVSGVHRYLIDMDGVTAIPCLITSILAGLVSGYIHKYTPKPKRWIIGIGAGMICEALTMLLILLFSYPDPLGADIVSKIALPMILGEVNIGLIVLLVQSVEGEKEMIAARQAKLALEIANKTLPYFRSIDEDSLRKICRIIQEDIQADAVAITDTRNVLAYVGFGEERYHIGNEIISEMTKKTISSGEITISNDVIDEKTPDIHSLLIIPLKERGDITGALKIYYRKAYKITYPLQTMAVGLSQIISTQMEVSRVEEIKAAANKAELRALQTTIHPHFLFNALNAIASSIRTKPDRARELIVNLSGYMRYNLELSDELIDIHKELEQVRNYVEIEKARFGSRLNVIYDIDEVAVHIPSLVIQPLVENAIIHGILKVKGPGTVRIRVQDYPEFVRISVSDTGAGISADIIERVYHDRMPGNQIGLYNVHRRVKLIYGQGVTITRLEQGTDILFDVPKGDVVTR
- a CDS encoding OFA family MFS transporter; protein product: MNRWLIVLGTIIVQMGLGTIYTWSLFNQPLSDRFGWDVSSVAITFSITSFALAFATLFAGRLQERWGLQRLIRVAGVVLGLGLILSSQVTSLTLLYILAGFVVGFADGTAYITSLSNLIKWFPERKGLISGISVGAFGTGSLLFKYVNTALIGAVGPAQAFMYWGIIVLVLVVAGSFLIREAVVREQAPASKEGSKQVVARHDYTVKEMLRTKEAYMLFVIFFTACMSGLYLIGIVKDIGVQLAGLDVATAANAVAMVAIFNTAGRIILGALSDKVGRMKVIAGALLVTAVAVMTLSLVPLTFGIFFACVAAVAFCFGGNITVFPAIVADYFGLKNQSKNYGVIYQGFGFGALAGSFISALLGGFHLTFIVIAVLCAVSLLLALIITPPGEGRRARQREKQMNLNPSSRAS